A stretch of the Amycolatopsis sp. BJA-103 genome encodes the following:
- a CDS encoding ABC transporter ATP-binding protein: METPLLQGLGLHKAFGPDQALAGAGLTLEAGEIVAIMGPSGSGKSTLLHCLSGILRPDRGEVLFRGRELANMTDSERSALRRTEFGFVFQFGQLVPELTCLENVALPLRLGGMKRRPAERLARDWLDRLEVGDSDDSTPGQVSGGQSQRVAMARALITEPSVIFADEPTGALDTLSGERVMRLLSETAKQTDAAVVLVTHEPRVAAYSDREVIVRDGRTREPVVTR; this comes from the coding sequence GTGGAAACACCGTTGTTACAAGGGCTGGGCCTGCACAAGGCTTTCGGCCCCGATCAGGCGCTCGCCGGGGCCGGGCTGACGCTCGAAGCCGGGGAGATCGTCGCGATCATGGGCCCGTCGGGCTCGGGGAAGTCGACCCTGCTGCACTGCCTGTCCGGCATCCTGCGCCCCGACCGCGGCGAGGTGCTGTTCCGCGGCCGCGAGCTCGCGAACATGACCGACAGCGAACGCAGTGCCTTGCGGCGCACCGAATTCGGTTTCGTCTTCCAGTTCGGGCAGCTCGTGCCGGAACTGACCTGCCTGGAAAACGTCGCGTTGCCGTTGCGGCTCGGCGGGATGAAACGCCGTCCCGCCGAGCGGCTCGCGCGGGACTGGCTCGACAGGCTGGAAGTCGGCGACTCGGACGACAGCACCCCCGGACAGGTGTCAGGCGGGCAGAGCCAGCGGGTCGCCATGGCCAGGGCGCTGATCACCGAACCGTCGGTGATCTTCGCCGACGAGCCCACGGGCGCGCTGGACACGCTCAGCGGCGAGCGCGTCATGCGCCTGCTTTCCGAGACGGCGAAGCAGACCGACGCCGCCGTCGTCCTGGTCACCCACGAACCGCGGGTGGCCGCCTACTCCGACCGGGAGGTCATCGTGCGGGACGGCCGGACACGTGAACCGGTGGTGACCCGGTGA
- a CDS encoding PadR family transcriptional regulator — protein MSIGNTLLGLLEAGPKHGYDLKQLYDKQFRQDRPLHYGQVYSTLNRLLKNGLVEENGVEAGGGPDRKRYAITDAGVTNVEEWLKSPENPSVYLQNTLYTKVVLAILSGRGAQDLLDAQRGSHLRAMRELTARKTGGDLADQLICDHALFHLEADLRWLELTAARLDDLARQLAH, from the coding sequence ATGTCCATCGGGAACACCCTGCTCGGCCTGCTCGAAGCCGGCCCCAAGCACGGTTACGACCTCAAACAGCTCTACGACAAGCAGTTCCGGCAGGACCGCCCGCTGCACTACGGGCAGGTCTATTCGACGCTGAACCGGCTCCTGAAAAACGGTCTCGTCGAAGAGAACGGCGTCGAGGCGGGCGGCGGTCCGGACCGGAAGCGGTACGCGATCACCGACGCCGGCGTCACCAACGTCGAAGAATGGCTGAAAAGCCCGGAAAATCCCTCGGTCTACCTGCAGAACACGCTCTACACCAAGGTCGTGCTCGCGATCCTCTCCGGCCGGGGCGCCCAGGACCTGCTCGACGCCCAGCGTGGCTCCCACCTCCGCGCCATGCGTGAGCTCACCGCCCGCAAAACCGGCGGCGACCTCGCCGACCAGCTCATCTGCGATCACGCGCTGTTCCACCTGGAGGCGGATCTGCGGTGGCTGGAGCTCACCGCGGCCCGCCTCGACGATCTCGCGCGCCAGCTGGCGCACTGA
- a CDS encoding molybdopterin oxidoreductase family protein — MPLAAPARTAVDTHCPYCALQCGMSLDGARVAPRDFPVNAGGLCQKGWTSGELLTSPSRLTTPLIRIDGELRPATWEQALDLVARRLAGIRAAKGADSVAVFGGGGLTNEKAYLLGKFARVALGTSQIDYNGRFCMSSAAAAGIKAFGADRGMPFPVTDLADADAVLLIGANPAETMPPFTQHLKRADLIVVDPRRTPTAELAGLHLAPAPGTDLALAQGILHAVVADGLLDQSYIDERTNGFEELWRSVAAWWPERVEQVTGVSAADQRRVAAKLASARNAYVLTARGTEQHANGTAMVNAWINLALALGLPGRKGSGFGCLTGQGNGQGGREHGQKADQLPGYRKIDDPAARAYVAGVWGVPPESLPGPGRSAVELLEALGTEDGPSALMVFGSNLVVSSPGAGKIQDHVSSLDFLVVSDLVLSETAAMADVVLPVTQWAEEDGTMTNLEGRILLRRKAIDPPSGVRTDLFVLSELARRLGQPEGRFPADAETVFTELRRASKGGVADYSGVTYDRLRDGEALYWPVPAETHPGTPRMFLGSFAHPDGRARFVPVDHVGPAEPPDAEFPLQATTGRVLQHYQSGAQTRLVKELNDVVAEAFVEVHPDTAARAGLAEGDLAVVRSRRGETVARVRCVPSLRPDLVFLPFHFPGEGRANLLTNPALDPTSRMPEFKVCAVALAPVEVVA; from the coding sequence GTGCCGCTCGCCGCTCCCGCCCGAACCGCGGTGGACACGCACTGCCCGTACTGCGCCTTGCAGTGCGGAATGAGCCTCGACGGCGCCCGGGTCGCCCCGCGCGACTTCCCGGTCAACGCGGGTGGTCTGTGCCAGAAGGGCTGGACGTCGGGAGAACTCCTTACTTCCCCTTCCCGCCTGACGACCCCGCTGATCCGCATCGACGGCGAACTCCGGCCCGCGACCTGGGAGCAGGCACTCGACCTCGTCGCGCGGCGGCTCGCCGGGATCCGCGCGGCCAAGGGCGCCGACTCGGTCGCCGTCTTCGGCGGCGGCGGGCTCACCAACGAAAAGGCCTACCTGCTGGGGAAATTCGCCCGTGTCGCGCTGGGTACCTCGCAGATCGACTACAACGGCCGGTTCTGCATGTCTTCGGCGGCCGCAGCCGGAATCAAGGCTTTCGGCGCCGACCGCGGGATGCCGTTCCCGGTCACGGATCTCGCCGACGCCGACGCCGTCCTGCTGATCGGCGCGAACCCGGCCGAGACGATGCCGCCGTTCACACAACATCTCAAGCGCGCGGACCTGATCGTCGTCGACCCCCGCCGGACCCCGACCGCCGAACTGGCCGGATTGCACCTCGCGCCCGCGCCCGGCACCGATCTCGCTCTCGCGCAAGGGATCCTGCACGCCGTCGTCGCCGACGGGCTGCTCGATCAGTCCTATATAGACGAACGCACGAACGGCTTCGAGGAACTGTGGCGTTCGGTCGCGGCGTGGTGGCCGGAGCGCGTCGAGCAGGTCACCGGGGTCTCCGCCGCGGACCAGCGCCGCGTCGCCGCCAAACTCGCCTCGGCCCGCAACGCCTACGTCCTCACCGCACGCGGCACCGAACAGCACGCCAACGGCACGGCGATGGTCAACGCCTGGATCAATCTCGCGCTCGCGCTCGGGCTTCCCGGTCGTAAGGGATCCGGGTTCGGCTGCCTGACCGGCCAGGGCAACGGACAGGGCGGACGTGAGCACGGGCAGAAGGCCGACCAGCTGCCCGGCTACCGTAAGATCGACGACCCCGCCGCCCGCGCGTACGTCGCCGGAGTCTGGGGTGTGCCGCCGGAATCCCTGCCGGGGCCGGGGCGTTCGGCCGTCGAACTGCTGGAAGCGCTCGGCACCGAAGACGGACCGAGCGCGTTGATGGTGTTCGGCAGCAACCTCGTCGTTTCGTCCCCCGGGGCGGGAAAGATCCAGGATCACGTGTCCTCTTTGGACTTCCTGGTGGTCTCGGACCTCGTCCTGTCGGAGACCGCGGCGATGGCCGACGTCGTCCTGCCGGTCACCCAGTGGGCCGAGGAAGACGGCACGATGACCAATCTCGAAGGCCGGATCCTCCTGCGGCGCAAGGCGATCGACCCGCCGTCCGGAGTGCGGACCGATCTGTTCGTGCTTTCCGAACTCGCCCGGCGGCTAGGTCAGCCCGAAGGCCGGTTCCCCGCCGACGCGGAGACCGTCTTCACCGAGCTTCGCCGGGCGTCCAAGGGTGGTGTCGCCGACTATTCGGGCGTCACCTACGACAGGCTCCGCGACGGCGAGGCGCTGTACTGGCCCGTCCCGGCGGAAACGCATCCCGGCACGCCGCGGATGTTCCTCGGCTCCTTCGCGCACCCGGACGGCCGCGCGCGGTTCGTGCCGGTGGACCACGTCGGCCCGGCCGAGCCGCCCGACGCCGAATTCCCCTTGCAGGCCACCACCGGCCGGGTCCTGCAGCACTACCAGTCCGGGGCGCAGACCCGGCTGGTCAAGGAGCTGAACGACGTCGTAGCGGAGGCCTTCGTGGAAGTTCATCCCGACACCGCCGCCCGGGCTGGGCTGGCCGAGGGCGACCTCGCGGTCGTGCGGTCCCGGCGCGGGGAGACCGTCGCCCGGGTCCGTTGCGTGCCGTCGCTGCGCCCGGACCTGGTGTTCCTGCCGTTCCACTTCCCCGGTGAGGGCAGGGCGAACCTGCTGACCAATCCGGCACTCGACCCGACGAGCCGGATGCCCGAGTTCAAGGTGTGCGCGGTCGCGCTCGCCCCCGTCGAGGTCGTCGCGTGA
- a CDS encoding FAD-dependent oxidoreductase translates to MSPRSVVIAGYGMAGARLADDIRRRDPDGERVRLTVVGAETHAAYNRVLLSSVVAGTMRPEVVRLHDEDWPTRTGADLRRGVAATAIDRAARRVHLDDGSTVDYDALVLATGANPWMPPVEGLEAGTDVVAFRTLDDCARILDAAKLGAPVAVLGGGLLGLEAARGLAGRGNLVTVVHPMPHIMERQLDAESARVLTRKLEELGVGFRLGVGAARYVSGDGLKLDDGTHVPADLIVVSTGVRAETKLAVDAGLTVDGGIVVDDLLRTSDGRIHAIGDCARHPGAFGGLVQPAWEQAAVVADLVTGTKSASRYHGTQAVTRLKARGIDLTALGETMTGADDPTAEVLTFSDPAGCRYGKLVVRENKVAGAILLGLPDAAATITQLYDRGTPVPEDRLAVLLGRALPAGAPSASSPADLPASAVICRCNAVTKGRLVEAWRAGATDVPALAGATRATTGCGGCKDAVGGVAKWLAAQ, encoded by the coding sequence GTGAGCCCCCGGTCGGTGGTCATCGCCGGATACGGGATGGCGGGCGCCCGGCTGGCGGACGACATCCGCCGCCGCGATCCCGACGGCGAACGCGTCCGGCTCACCGTCGTCGGCGCCGAGACGCACGCCGCCTACAACCGGGTGCTGCTGTCTTCGGTGGTCGCCGGGACCATGCGGCCCGAGGTCGTCCGGCTCCACGACGAAGACTGGCCGACCCGCACCGGAGCCGATCTGCGTCGCGGGGTCGCCGCGACGGCGATCGACCGCGCGGCCCGGCGAGTACACCTCGACGACGGGTCCACTGTGGACTACGACGCGCTCGTGCTCGCCACCGGAGCCAATCCGTGGATGCCGCCGGTCGAAGGTCTCGAAGCCGGTACGGACGTCGTCGCGTTCCGCACGCTCGACGACTGCGCCCGGATCCTCGACGCCGCCAAACTGGGCGCACCGGTCGCCGTACTCGGCGGCGGGCTCCTCGGCCTGGAGGCGGCGCGAGGCCTCGCGGGGCGCGGAAACCTCGTCACCGTCGTGCATCCGATGCCGCACATCATGGAACGTCAGCTGGATGCGGAATCCGCGCGGGTGCTGACCAGGAAGCTCGAAGAACTCGGCGTCGGCTTCCGGCTCGGTGTCGGAGCGGCGCGCTACGTCAGCGGCGACGGGCTCAAACTCGACGACGGCACGCACGTCCCCGCCGATCTCATCGTCGTCTCGACCGGTGTCCGCGCCGAGACGAAACTGGCCGTGGACGCCGGGCTGACCGTCGACGGCGGCATCGTCGTCGACGATCTGCTGCGCACCAGCGACGGCCGGATCCACGCGATCGGCGACTGCGCCCGGCATCCCGGTGCTTTCGGCGGTCTCGTGCAGCCCGCGTGGGAACAGGCCGCCGTCGTCGCGGATCTGGTCACCGGGACGAAATCCGCGTCGCGCTACCACGGCACCCAGGCGGTGACGCGGCTGAAGGCCCGCGGCATCGACCTCACCGCGCTCGGCGAGACGATGACCGGCGCGGACGACCCGACCGCCGAGGTGCTCACCTTCAGCGACCCGGCGGGCTGCCGCTACGGCAAGCTCGTCGTCCGCGAAAACAAGGTGGCGGGGGCGATCCTGCTCGGCCTGCCCGACGCGGCCGCGACGATCACGCAACTCTACGACCGGGGCACACCGGTGCCCGAAGACCGGCTCGCCGTCCTTCTGGGGCGTGCGCTGCCCGCCGGGGCGCCGTCGGCGTCGAGCCCGGCCGATCTGCCCGCGTCGGCGGTCATCTGCCGCTGCAACGCGGTGACCAAGGGACGGCTCGTCGAGGCCTGGCGTGCCGGTGCCACCGACGTTCCCGCCCTCGCCGGGGCGACCCGCGCGACGACCGGCTGCGGCGGCTGCAAGGACGCCGTCGGCGGAGTCGCGAAATGGCTGGCCGCCCAGTGA
- a CDS encoding nitrate/nitrite transporter, translating into MAARGKRWIEHWDPENEQFWEETGKKVARRNLWFSILAEHIGFSVWTLWSVMVLFMGPQYGFSAADKFLLVSTPTVIGALMRPLYTFAVARFGGRNWTIVSALLLLAPTALAAIAMEPGTSLGTFLLIAALGGVGGGNFASSMTNINAFYPEKHKGWALGLNAGGGNLGVAAIQLIGLLVIGTVGATAPRLVLAIYLPLIVLAATCAYFFMDNLASMKGDTKAMREVVKDPHTWVMSFLYVGTFGSFIGYSFAFGLVLQNQFGRTPLQAAAVTFLGPLLGSFSRPAGGWLSDRIGGGKVTFVTFVGMAAATVVLILASTSNSLALFTVAFIVLFVLTGIGNGSTYKMIPAIFRAKAKVAISEGADEALEMLKARKLSGALIGLAGAIGALGGLFINLAFRQSFADTKSGVPAFVAFLVFYGLCFAVTWAVYLRKQQTEVASTRGLALAGAEV; encoded by the coding sequence ATGGCAGCTCGTGGGAAGCGCTGGATCGAGCACTGGGATCCGGAAAACGAGCAGTTCTGGGAGGAGACCGGGAAGAAGGTCGCCCGGCGCAACCTCTGGTTCTCCATCCTGGCCGAGCACATCGGCTTCTCCGTCTGGACACTGTGGTCGGTCATGGTCCTGTTCATGGGACCGCAGTACGGTTTCTCGGCTGCGGACAAGTTCCTGCTCGTCTCGACGCCGACCGTGATCGGCGCGCTCATGCGGCCTCTGTACACCTTCGCCGTCGCGAGGTTCGGCGGCCGGAACTGGACGATCGTCAGCGCGTTGCTGCTGCTGGCACCCACCGCGCTGGCCGCGATCGCGATGGAACCGGGCACCTCGCTCGGCACGTTCCTGCTGATCGCCGCGCTCGGCGGGGTCGGCGGCGGCAACTTCGCGTCCTCGATGACCAACATCAACGCGTTCTACCCCGAGAAGCACAAGGGCTGGGCGCTCGGGCTCAACGCGGGCGGCGGGAACCTCGGCGTGGCGGCGATCCAGCTGATCGGCCTGCTGGTGATCGGCACCGTCGGCGCGACCGCGCCCCGGCTGGTGCTCGCGATCTACCTCCCGCTGATCGTCCTCGCCGCGACCTGCGCGTACTTCTTCATGGACAACCTCGCCTCGATGAAGGGCGACACCAAGGCGATGCGCGAGGTCGTCAAGGATCCGCACACCTGGGTGATGTCGTTCCTCTACGTCGGCACGTTCGGTTCGTTCATCGGCTACAGCTTCGCGTTCGGCCTGGTGCTGCAGAACCAGTTCGGCCGGACACCGTTGCAGGCGGCCGCGGTGACGTTCCTCGGGCCGCTCCTCGGCTCGTTCTCGCGGCCGGCGGGCGGCTGGCTGTCCGACCGGATCGGCGGCGGCAAGGTCACCTTCGTGACGTTCGTCGGGATGGCCGCGGCGACCGTGGTGCTGATCCTGGCCTCGACGTCGAATTCGCTGGCGTTGTTCACCGTCGCCTTCATCGTGCTGTTCGTGCTCACCGGCATCGGCAACGGCTCGACGTACAAGATGATCCCGGCGATCTTCCGCGCCAAGGCGAAGGTCGCGATCAGCGAGGGCGCGGACGAGGCGCTCGAAATGCTCAAGGCGCGCAAGCTTTCCGGCGCGCTGATCGGGCTGGCCGGGGCGATCGGCGCACTCGGCGGGCTGTTCATCAACCTGGCCTTCCGGCAGTCGTTCGCGGACACCAAGAGCGGGGTCCCGGCGTTCGTCGCCTTCCTCGTCTTCTACGGGCTGTGCTTCGCCGTCACCTGGGCGGTGTACCTGCGCAAACAGCAGACGGAGGTGGCGAGCACCCGAGGTCTGGCGCTCGCCGGAGCGGAGGTCTGA